The Planococcus versutus genome contains a region encoding:
- the tsaE gene encoding tRNA (adenosine(37)-N6)-threonylcarbamoyltransferase complex ATPase subunit type 1 TsaE, with amino-acid sequence MTYTKMLNSPEETENFAICLAKLLKSGDLLTLEGDLGAGKTTFTKGLAKGLGIQRMVNSPTFTLLKQYSGRLELNHFDVYRLENSDEDIGFEEFFTSDAVTVVEWARFIEEYLPKERLEITINRQSDQERKMSLTPIGRRYENLCRELNL; translated from the coding sequence ATGACGTATACAAAAATGCTGAACTCGCCTGAAGAAACCGAAAATTTTGCAATCTGTCTTGCGAAATTATTAAAATCCGGAGATTTGCTAACACTTGAAGGAGACTTGGGTGCTGGAAAAACAACTTTTACAAAAGGTCTTGCGAAAGGTCTCGGTATTCAACGCATGGTAAACAGTCCGACGTTTACACTCTTAAAACAATATTCGGGTCGTTTAGAATTAAACCATTTTGATGTGTACCGTCTTGAAAACAGTGACGAAGACATTGGATTTGAAGAATTCTTCACTAGTGATGCCGTAACAGTTGTAGAGTGGGCAAGATTCATTGAAGAATACTTACCAAAAGAACGCTTAGAAATTACCATCAATCGACAATCTGACCAGGAACGAAAAATGAGCCTGACTCCGATTGGCAGACGGTATGAAAATCTTTGCAGGGAGCTAAACTTATGA
- the tsaB gene encoding tRNA (adenosine(37)-N6)-threonylcarbamoyltransferase complex dimerization subunit type 1 TsaB: MIYLGIDTSNSPLSLALVENERVLIEETSNLKINHSLTVMPAIEEMMKKATIAPSDLTHIAVAEGPGSYTGVRIGLTIAKTLAWSLKVPLHLVSSLKVLAANGEGFEGIICPVIDARRGTAFIGLYEGVGLETIIADQHSDVKEFLLKVKKLHRPVLFTGVDAVVHKAVIEEVLGEQAQWSGIQHQLPRASNLILLAQQSEESAVHHAVPQYRRITEAEATYNKAQEGKRV; encoded by the coding sequence ATGATCTATCTTGGAATTGATACCTCTAATTCTCCTTTGTCTCTCGCATTAGTTGAGAACGAAAGAGTTTTAATAGAAGAAACATCTAATTTAAAAATCAATCACTCGTTAACGGTAATGCCTGCGATTGAAGAGATGATGAAAAAGGCAACAATCGCACCTTCCGACTTGACACATATTGCAGTAGCTGAAGGTCCAGGTTCATACACAGGTGTTCGTATTGGATTAACCATCGCAAAAACATTGGCTTGGTCACTAAAAGTACCGCTTCATCTTGTTTCTAGTTTAAAAGTACTGGCAGCAAATGGTGAAGGTTTTGAAGGCATAATTTGCCCCGTAATAGATGCTCGTAGAGGCACTGCCTTTATAGGTTTGTATGAAGGTGTGGGGTTAGAGACAATAATCGCTGATCAGCATAGCGATGTAAAAGAGTTTTTACTCAAAGTTAAAAAACTCCATCGTCCTGTGCTGTTTACAGGTGTAGATGCAGTTGTTCATAAAGCAGTTATTGAAGAAGTATTGGGTGAACAAGCACAGTGGAGTGGGATTCAACATCAGTTGCCACGTGCGTCTAATTTGATTTTACTGGCTCAACAATCGGAAGAAAGTGCTGTTCATCATGCTGTACCGCAATATCGCCGAATCACAGAAGCAGAAGCAACTTATAACAAAGCGCAAGAAGGTAAACGTGTATGA
- the rimI gene encoding ribosomal protein S18-alanine N-acetyltransferase has product MNRSIRYRKMTIDDVERVYEIERLSFTLPWTKEAFYYEMNDNEHAHYVIAETDEEIVGYCGMWLVLDEAHVTNIAIHPDYRGKKMGGGLMQAAIDAAKENGAVLMTLEARVSNTVAQNLYRKLGFKNGGIRKRYYTDNYEDAIVMWVNFDE; this is encoded by the coding sequence ATGAACCGTTCTATAAGATATCGGAAAATGACAATTGATGATGTTGAACGCGTATATGAAATTGAACGTTTATCGTTTACATTGCCATGGACAAAAGAAGCTTTTTACTATGAAATGAATGATAATGAACATGCACATTATGTGATTGCTGAAACAGATGAGGAAATTGTTGGGTATTGTGGAATGTGGCTTGTTCTCGATGAAGCACATGTCACCAATATCGCCATCCATCCAGACTACCGGGGGAAAAAAATGGGTGGAGGTTTAATGCAAGCGGCAATTGATGCAGCAAAAGAAAACGGTGCTGTTCTCATGACACTTGAAGCACGAGTAAGTAATACAGTGGCACAAAATCTTTATCGAAAGCTAGGCTTTAAAAATGGTGGCATTCGTAAGCGGTATTATACGGATAATTACGAAGATGCTATAGTTATGTGGGTGAACTTTGATGAATAA
- the tsaD gene encoding tRNA (adenosine(37)-N6)-threonylcarbamoyltransferase complex transferase subunit TsaD, with product MNNDTYILGIETSCDETAASIVKNGTEIISNVVASQIESHKRFGGVVPEIASRHHVEQITLVIEEALQLANMKPHQLNAVAVTEGPGLVGALLIGVNAAKAFAFAHQLPLVGVHHIAGHIYANRLEQEMEFPLLALVISGGHTELIYMKAHGDFTVIGETRDDAAGEAYDKVARTLELPYPGGPHIDRLAHASDDAIKFPRVWLEEGSYDFSFSGLKSSVLNYMHNAVQRGETVVPEHVAAGFQNSVVEVVTGKTVRAASEYNVRQVIAAGGVAANKGLRTSLKAAFQEKEIPFYIPSLPLCTDNAAMIAAAGTIMYEKGLFGTLAMNGRPGMQLTSWI from the coding sequence ATGAATAACGATACGTATATATTAGGAATTGAGACAAGCTGTGATGAAACAGCGGCTTCTATCGTAAAAAATGGAACCGAAATCATTTCAAATGTAGTAGCTTCTCAAATTGAAAGCCATAAACGATTTGGTGGTGTTGTACCTGAAATTGCATCTCGTCATCACGTGGAACAAATTACGTTGGTGATCGAAGAGGCATTACAATTAGCCAATATGAAGCCACATCAATTAAATGCAGTAGCGGTAACAGAAGGCCCAGGATTGGTCGGAGCATTGTTAATTGGTGTCAATGCAGCAAAAGCATTTGCGTTTGCACATCAATTGCCACTTGTAGGTGTTCATCATATTGCGGGACATATTTATGCCAATCGCTTAGAACAGGAAATGGAGTTTCCGCTTTTAGCCTTGGTGATTTCAGGGGGTCACACAGAATTGATCTATATGAAAGCGCACGGTGATTTCACGGTGATTGGGGAAACGCGCGACGATGCAGCGGGAGAGGCTTATGATAAAGTCGCACGTACGTTAGAATTGCCGTATCCAGGAGGGCCACATATTGACCGATTGGCGCATGCGAGTGATGATGCTATCAAGTTCCCTCGAGTTTGGTTGGAAGAAGGATCTTACGATTTTAGTTTTAGTGGATTAAAATCTTCTGTGCTTAACTATATGCACAATGCTGTGCAGCGCGGCGAGACAGTAGTGCCTGAACACGTTGCAGCTGGCTTTCAAAACAGTGTGGTTGAGGTAGTAACAGGAAAAACCGTTCGGGCAGCGAGCGAATACAACGTTCGTCAAGTAATTGCGGCAGGCGGCGTTGCAGCGAATAAAGGACTTAGAACGTCATTAAAAGCTGCATTTCAAGAAAAAGAAATACCTTTCTACATTCCCTCATTGCCGCTGTGCACAGATAATGCCGCAATGATCGCAGCAGCTGGAACCATCATGTACGAAAAAGGTCTTTTTGGTACTCTAGCGATGAATGGTCGACCTGGTATGCAGTTAACATCATGGATTTAA
- a CDS encoding ABC-F family ATP-binding cassette domain-containing protein produces MIVLQVNQVYKSFGAEEILSGVKLEVQHRDRVALVGRNGSGKSTLLKIIAGEISYNSGDISMPKDLTIGYLEQQSNLESDATIWDEMMTIFHQFREQEAKLRHLEAQMANPAVYNNSEENDKVMKEYDSLQHDFKDAGGYQYESDTRAILHGMKFFPEDYDKKVTSLSGGQKTRLMLAKHLLSKPELLILDEPTNHLDIETLSWLETFLKNYPGALLIVSHDRYFLDQVVTMVYEVSRHRVKKYNGNYSRYLDEKAKQYELDQKQFEKQQGEKAKLEDYVQRNLARASTTKMAQSRRKTLQKTDWMEVPDGNEKSASFGFTIAKQSGNDVLNVQSLAIGYSAEPVSKDISLKLYRQDSLALVGPNGVGKSTLLKTIIKELQPLEGDVHYGTGIQFGYYDQEQANLKGNKLVLNELWDDYPLINEKDIRGILGRFLFTGDDVLKPVSTLSGGEKARVALAKLMMQKANVLLLDEPTNHLDLDSKEVLENALLDYPGTLLFVSHDRYFMNRIATKVVELTQDGTSEYLGDYDYYVEKKLEIAELKALDEMGQVTEVKATASTSTSQIDKEAKKLERQLLRQSEEVEQSMEKLDMQIAEIEEQLCQPEIFQDHELVLPLQNELEELKSTHELVMTQWLEIQEKLEQI; encoded by the coding sequence ATGATTGTTTTACAAGTAAACCAAGTCTATAAATCATTTGGTGCAGAAGAGATTCTCTCAGGCGTCAAATTGGAAGTGCAACACCGCGACCGCGTAGCATTAGTAGGCCGCAACGGTTCAGGAAAATCGACATTATTGAAAATCATAGCAGGAGAGATATCTTACAACAGCGGCGACATTAGCATGCCGAAGGATTTGACAATCGGTTATTTAGAGCAACAAAGCAACTTGGAATCTGACGCGACCATTTGGGATGAAATGATGACAATTTTTCATCAATTTCGTGAACAAGAAGCAAAGCTTCGTCATTTAGAAGCACAAATGGCCAATCCAGCTGTTTACAACAACTCAGAAGAAAACGACAAAGTGATGAAAGAATACGATTCTCTACAACATGACTTTAAAGATGCCGGTGGTTATCAGTACGAATCCGATACACGCGCCATTCTTCACGGCATGAAATTTTTTCCGGAAGACTACGACAAAAAAGTAACGTCGTTATCAGGTGGTCAGAAAACACGGCTGATGCTAGCAAAGCATTTACTTAGCAAGCCGGAGCTGTTAATTCTCGATGAGCCGACCAACCATTTAGACATTGAAACTTTAAGCTGGTTGGAAACCTTTTTGAAGAACTACCCCGGTGCGTTACTCATTGTTTCTCATGATCGTTATTTCCTCGACCAAGTCGTGACCATGGTATACGAAGTGTCTCGCCACCGCGTAAAAAAGTACAACGGCAATTACAGCCGGTATTTAGATGAAAAAGCCAAACAATACGAACTCGATCAAAAGCAATTTGAAAAACAACAAGGTGAAAAAGCCAAACTCGAAGATTATGTGCAACGCAACTTAGCGCGTGCTTCGACCACCAAAATGGCACAGAGCCGAAGAAAGACTTTGCAAAAAACCGATTGGATGGAAGTCCCCGATGGCAACGAAAAATCCGCGAGTTTTGGCTTTACGATTGCTAAACAAAGTGGCAACGATGTGTTAAACGTTCAATCATTAGCGATTGGCTATAGTGCAGAACCTGTCTCGAAAGACATTTCCTTGAAACTATACCGCCAAGACAGCTTAGCACTCGTTGGACCGAACGGTGTTGGCAAATCGACTTTATTGAAAACCATCATCAAAGAACTGCAGCCACTTGAAGGCGACGTTCACTACGGAACAGGTATTCAGTTTGGTTACTATGATCAAGAACAAGCCAATTTGAAAGGCAACAAACTCGTGTTAAACGAGTTATGGGACGATTACCCATTGATCAATGAAAAAGACATCCGTGGCATCTTGGGACGCTTTTTATTTACTGGCGACGATGTGTTAAAGCCAGTATCTACGTTATCAGGTGGTGAAAAAGCGCGTGTGGCTTTAGCAAAATTGATGATGCAAAAAGCCAATGTCCTGTTACTTGATGAACCGACCAACCATTTGGACCTCGATAGTAAAGAAGTATTGGAAAATGCCTTGTTGGATTATCCCGGCACTTTGCTTTTCGTGTCGCATGATCGCTATTTCATGAACCGCATTGCTACTAAAGTGGTTGAACTCACACAAGACGGCACTTCGGAGTATTTGGGTGATTATGATTACTACGTAGAGAAAAAACTAGAAATTGCTGAACTCAAAGCATTAGATGAAATGGGTCAAGTGACCGAAGTTAAAGCTACTGCATCGACATCCACTTCACAAATTGATAAGGAAGCAAAAAAACTCGAACGCCAGTTGCTTCGTCAATCTGAAGAAGTAGAGCAATCTATGGAGAAATTGGATATGCAAATCGCAGAAATCGAAGAACAATTATGCCAACCTGAAATATTCCAAGATCACGAGCTTGTATTGCCTCTTCAAAACGAACTCGAAGAGCTAAAATCGACTCACGAACTAGTGATGACACAATGGCTCGAAATCCAAGAAAAACTCGAACAAATTTAA
- a CDS encoding redox-sensing transcriptional repressor Rex has product MLHETSKIPQATTKRLPLYYRFLQNFENAGQKRISSQELSEAMKIDSATIRRDFSHLGALGKKGYGYDVQELLLFFRKTLDQDEATNVALIGVGGLGSAFLKYNFHRNHNTKIIVAFDSNSPEKGEKINDIDTYHPDKIEEKINEYGIELVILTVPSRSAQEVTDRLAKTDIKGILNFTPVRISVPDHIRVQTIDLSVELQTLIYQIKQQ; this is encoded by the coding sequence ATGTTACACGAGACATCTAAAATTCCCCAAGCTACGACCAAAAGGCTGCCACTCTATTATCGCTTTCTTCAAAATTTCGAGAATGCCGGACAAAAACGCATTTCCTCGCAAGAATTAAGCGAAGCGATGAAAATTGATTCTGCTACCATCCGACGTGATTTTTCTCATTTAGGAGCTCTTGGAAAAAAGGGTTATGGCTATGATGTTCAAGAATTGTTGTTGTTTTTTCGAAAAACATTAGACCAAGATGAAGCGACCAATGTTGCGTTGATTGGTGTCGGGGGTTTAGGAAGCGCATTTTTAAAGTATAATTTTCATCGTAACCACAACACCAAAATTATCGTTGCATTTGATTCGAACAGTCCGGAAAAAGGCGAAAAGATTAACGATATTGATACGTATCATCCTGATAAAATTGAAGAAAAAATTAATGAATACGGGATCGAGTTGGTTATTTTGACGGTACCATCACGCTCTGCACAAGAAGTAACAGATCGTTTAGCAAAAACTGATATTAAAGGGATCTTAAATTTCACACCGGTACGAATATCGGTGCCTGACCATATTCGTGTTCAGACCATCGATTTGTCAGTTGAGTTGCAAACCTTGATCTACCAAATCAAGCAACAATGA
- a CDS encoding twin-arginine translocase TatA/TatE family subunit has product MPGPMSIIIIGVVALLVFGPKKLPELGKAFGSSLREFKNATKGLVDDDDDKVELKKKEEHKEIR; this is encoded by the coding sequence ATGCCAGGTCCAATGAGTATCATCATTATCGGGGTTGTTGCTTTACTTGTTTTCGGTCCAAAAAAATTACCGGAACTTGGAAAAGCGTTTGGTTCGTCTTTGCGTGAGTTCAAGAACGCTACAAAAGGACTTGTAGACGATGACGACGATAAAGTAGAGTTGAAAAAGAAAGAAGAGCACAAAGAAATACGATAG
- the tatC gene encoding twin-arginine translocase subunit TatC, whose translation MPEQDMTLIEHIGELRKRLTILVVFFVLALIISFFLAQPLIQYLQYTEEAKNLTLNAFKITDPLKIFMQVTMILALIMTSPLIMYQFWAFISPGLLDKERRATLSYIPFSVLLFLGGIAFAYLILFPYVIGFMLTISDNMDIQETIGINEYFQFLFQITLPFGLIFQLPVVMLFLTRLGIITPMLMTKYRKYAYLGLVIIAAFITPPDIVSHMIVTLPLIILYEFSVLIAKVGYRKFLKAEQQQAIEEQQESLPPN comes from the coding sequence ATGCCAGAACAAGATATGACATTAATTGAACATATAGGAGAACTTAGAAAACGACTGACCATTCTAGTCGTTTTCTTTGTATTAGCACTTATTATTAGCTTTTTCCTTGCGCAACCGCTGATTCAGTATTTGCAGTATACAGAAGAAGCTAAAAATCTTACCTTGAATGCGTTTAAAATTACAGATCCGTTAAAGATTTTTATGCAAGTGACAATGATTTTAGCATTAATCATGACATCACCCCTCATCATGTACCAGTTTTGGGCGTTTATCAGTCCAGGTCTTCTCGATAAAGAGCGGAGAGCGACATTAAGTTACATTCCGTTTTCGGTATTGTTATTTTTAGGGGGCATTGCATTTGCGTATTTGATCTTGTTTCCATACGTCATCGGATTTATGTTAACCATTTCCGATAATATGGACATACAAGAAACCATAGGCATAAATGAGTACTTCCAATTCTTGTTCCAAATCACGTTGCCATTCGGCTTGATATTCCAACTGCCGGTCGTCATGTTGTTTTTAACGAGACTCGGAATTATCACACCGATGCTGATGACAAAATACCGCAAGTATGCTTATCTGGGATTAGTGATCATCGCAGCGTTTATCACGCCGCCTGATATTGTCTCGCATATGATTGTGACATTGCCGCTAATCATACTGTACGAATTTAGTGTACTTATTGCCAAAGTGGGGTATCGAAAATTTTTAAAAGCCGAGCAACAACAAGCTATTGAAGAACAACAAGAAAGCCTTCCACCGAATTGA
- a CDS encoding CPBP family intramembrane glutamic endopeptidase yields the protein MPTKRKKLLDTFFEKDSTAKPRTEKNNSKRPKYKGKKTPLFVLLIFIIAQLSPILFIAPTFDYFQGQGLDREAASAATSGWLIFLTMGIGFILTLIVVFRDKRFFDIWKGKKSSPVMAVVWGFLGFLLLLIGQSLAALIEMNFLGIDPGSENTASLVTIAKAVPLAIVSIVLFGPILEELVFRRVLFGSLNQTTNFFFATAVSALVFALIHFDFTHLLLYFTTGFILAFLYQKTKSIITPIIAHICLNSYVMLIQLNMDKIMEFQKQMENLQ from the coding sequence ATGCCCACTAAACGTAAGAAATTACTAGACACATTTTTTGAAAAAGACTCTACCGCCAAACCAAGGACTGAAAAAAACAACAGCAAGCGACCTAAGTACAAAGGCAAAAAAACACCGCTTTTCGTACTGCTAATTTTCATCATCGCTCAGCTTTCACCGATTTTGTTTATCGCACCTACTTTTGATTACTTCCAAGGACAAGGTTTGGACCGTGAAGCTGCCAGTGCTGCTACGTCTGGCTGGCTCATTTTTCTGACCATGGGAATTGGCTTTATCTTAACACTTATCGTTGTTTTTCGAGACAAGCGCTTTTTTGATATTTGGAAAGGCAAGAAATCGTCTCCAGTCATGGCCGTTGTTTGGGGCTTTCTTGGTTTCTTGTTATTGCTTATTGGGCAATCGCTTGCTGCTTTAATCGAAATGAACTTTCTTGGCATTGATCCCGGTTCTGAGAATACTGCTTCGTTAGTTACTATTGCCAAAGCAGTACCACTTGCAATCGTTTCTATCGTGCTTTTTGGTCCGATTTTAGAAGAATTGGTTTTCCGCCGTGTGTTATTTGGCTCTTTAAATCAAACGACCAACTTCTTTTTCGCAACTGCCGTCAGTGCCTTAGTGTTTGCATTGATTCATTTTGATTTTACGCATTTGTTGTTGTATTTCACGACCGGCTTTATCTTAGCGTTTTTATACCAAAAAACGAAAAGCATCATCACCCCTATCATTGCCCATATTTGTTTGAACAGTTATGTCATGCTTATTCAACTCAATATGGACAAGATCATGGAATTCCAAAAACAAATGGAAAATTTACAGTAA
- the groES gene encoding co-chaperone GroES, which translates to MLRPLGDRVIIELIEAEEKTSSGIVLPGSAQEKPQEGHVIAVGNGLIRENGQRTELDVQAGDRVIFSKYAGSELKYEGKEYLILRENDILAVLG; encoded by the coding sequence TTGTTAAGACCACTAGGAGATCGTGTAATTATTGAGCTCATCGAAGCGGAAGAGAAAACGTCAAGCGGTATCGTTTTACCGGGATCAGCACAAGAAAAACCGCAGGAGGGCCATGTGATCGCTGTAGGAAATGGACTTATTCGTGAAAACGGACAGCGCACAGAATTGGACGTACAAGCTGGCGATCGCGTTATCTTCTCGAAATACGCAGGCTCTGAATTGAAATACGAAGGCAAAGAATATTTGATTTTACGTGAAAACGACATATTAGCAGTATTAGGCTAA
- the groL gene encoding chaperonin GroEL (60 kDa chaperone family; promotes refolding of misfolded polypeptides especially under stressful conditions; forms two stacked rings of heptamers to form a barrel-shaped 14mer; ends can be capped by GroES; misfolded proteins enter the barrel where they are refolded when GroES binds) codes for MAKEIKFSEDARSLMLRGVDKLADTVKVTLGPKGRNVVLEKKFGSPLITNDGVTIAKEIELENAFENMGAKLVAEVASKTNDIAGDGTTTATVLAQAMIREGLKNVTAGANPVGIRQGIELAVESALGELKAISKPIEGKESIAQVAAISSGDEEVGKLIAEAMERVGNDGVITLEESRGFTTELDVVEGMQFDRGYQSPYMVTDSDKMEAVLDNPFILVTDKKIGNIQEILPILEQVVQQSKPLLIVAEDVEGEALATLVVNKLRGTFNAVAVKAPGFGDRRKAMLEDIAALTGAEVITEDLGLELKTTNIAQLGRASKVVVTKENTTIVEGSGNQENIVARVAQIRNQLEESTSEFDKEKLQERLAKMAGGVAVIKVGAATETELKERKLRIEDALNSTRAAVEEGIVAGGGTALINVYNKVAELLETKEGDVATGINIVLRALEEPVRQIVTNAGLEGSIIVHRLKTEEVGIGFNAANGEWVNMVDAGIVDPTKVTRSALQNAASVAAMFLTTEAVVADLPEPQAPMGGGMPDMGGMGGMM; via the coding sequence ATGGCAAAAGAGATTAAGTTCAGCGAAGATGCACGCAGTTTAATGCTGAGAGGCGTAGATAAATTAGCAGACACAGTAAAAGTAACGCTTGGACCAAAAGGGCGTAACGTCGTGCTTGAAAAAAAATTCGGTTCGCCGTTAATTACGAATGACGGTGTGACGATCGCAAAAGAAATCGAACTTGAAAACGCTTTTGAAAACATGGGTGCGAAACTTGTTGCAGAAGTGGCTTCTAAAACAAACGACATCGCGGGTGACGGAACAACAACAGCAACCGTTCTTGCACAAGCTATGATTCGTGAAGGCTTGAAAAACGTAACAGCTGGCGCAAACCCAGTGGGCATTCGTCAAGGAATTGAACTCGCTGTTGAAAGTGCACTAGGCGAGTTAAAAGCGATTTCAAAACCAATCGAAGGCAAAGAATCCATTGCACAAGTAGCGGCGATTTCGTCTGGTGATGAAGAAGTCGGCAAACTAATTGCAGAGGCAATGGAGCGCGTGGGCAACGACGGCGTGATCACGCTAGAGGAATCACGCGGCTTTACAACAGAACTTGACGTAGTAGAAGGGATGCAGTTTGATCGCGGCTACCAATCGCCATACATGGTAACCGATTCAGATAAAATGGAAGCGGTGCTCGACAATCCATTTATTTTAGTAACCGACAAGAAAATCGGCAACATTCAAGAAATTTTGCCAATTCTTGAGCAAGTGGTTCAGCAAAGCAAACCGTTACTGATCGTTGCGGAAGACGTAGAAGGCGAAGCGTTAGCAACATTAGTGGTTAACAAATTGCGTGGTACATTCAACGCAGTAGCTGTAAAGGCACCAGGCTTCGGTGATCGTCGCAAAGCAATGCTTGAGGATATTGCAGCATTGACTGGCGCAGAAGTGATTACAGAAGATCTAGGGCTTGAATTGAAAACAACCAACATTGCGCAACTAGGTCGCGCATCGAAAGTGGTTGTGACAAAAGAAAACACAACCATTGTAGAAGGCTCTGGAAACCAAGAAAACATTGTTGCGCGTGTTGCACAAATTCGCAACCAGTTGGAAGAATCAACTTCTGAATTCGACAAAGAGAAATTGCAAGAGCGTTTAGCGAAAATGGCTGGCGGCGTGGCAGTCATCAAAGTTGGAGCTGCGACTGAAACCGAATTGAAAGAACGCAAACTTCGTATTGAAGATGCGTTAAACTCAACGCGTGCAGCTGTAGAAGAAGGAATTGTTGCTGGCGGTGGTACAGCATTGATCAACGTTTACAACAAAGTAGCGGAACTTCTTGAAACTAAAGAAGGCGACGTGGCAACGGGCATTAACATTGTTCTTCGTGCACTTGAAGAACCGGTTCGTCAAATTGTAACAAACGCAGGTCTTGAAGGATCAATCATTGTTCACCGTCTGAAGACAGAAGAAGTCGGCATCGGCTTTAACGCTGCAAACGGCGAATGGGTCAACATGGTAGACGCAGGCATTGTCGATCCAACAAAAGTGACGCGTTCTGCACTTCAAAACGCAGCATCTGTTGCAGCGATGTTCTTAACAACTGAAGCAGTTGTTGCAGACTTGCCAGAACCACAAGCACCAATGGGCGGCGGCATGCCTGACATGGGTGGCATGGGCGGCATGATGTAA